In Methanocaldococcus sp., the genomic stretch CGTAAATTTTTTTATATTTTTCAATCAAATTATCTCTCTCTACCTTTGCAATTATTGAAGCACTTGAAACTATAGGATACTTAGCATCAGCCTTATGTTCAGCTATAATTTTAACATCTAAATTTCTCTCTTTAATTGTGTCTGAAATTAACTCTTTAAATTTATTAACAAATTTTTCAGAATTGCTAAAAGCATCTATGTAAATCTCCAATTTATCATTTTTTATATCCAATTTATTAATTAAATTTTTAACGACCTTTGAGAATGAATTAAGTTCTATCTCATTTAAATTAATTTTGTTCATTAGTTCATTTATTTTGTCTGCATCTAAGATTAACTTTTCAGAGTATCCCAAACTTTCAAGAGATTTTTTTAATTGACTTCTTTTATTTTTAGTTAATGCTTTACTATCTTTAACTCCTAATTTTTTTAACTCTCCTTCTTTCTCCTTTTCAATGGCATAGGCGCATACTACCATAGGTCCTATAACTGGCCCTCTTCCTGCCTCATCAACTCCTATAATTATCATTTTAATCACCAATATAAATTGAAGTTTTTTAAGGTTAAGTTTTACCTATTTAAAAATTTCTACTTAATTTAAGAAGTAAGGATTTTATATTATTTCCCCTAAAAGATATTTTAAATAGTTCTTAATTTAACTTTTTTAAATTTGGATTTTTAAAATTTCAGAATTTTGGAGGGATACAATGATTTCAAAGAACGAGATTTTAGAAGTTTTTGAAAAATATAATAAAGATGAGATAACAATAGCAACATTGGGAAGCCATACATCTTTACATATTTTAAAAGGGGCAAAATTGGAAGGTTTTTCTACTGTCTGTATAACTATGAA encodes the following:
- the rnhB gene encoding ribonuclease HII yields the protein MIIIGVDEAGRGPVIGPMVVCAYAIEKEKEGELKKLGVKDSKALTKNKRSQLKKSLESLGYSEKLILDADKINELMNKINLNEIELNSFSKVVKNLINKLDIKNDKLEIYIDAFSNSEKFVNKFKELISDTIKERNLDVKIIAEHKADAKYPIVSSASIIAKVERDNLIEKYKKIYGDFGSGYPSDKKTIKFLEDYYKKHKKLPDITRIHWKTCQNIINKYKQTKLTL